The Mammaliicoccus sciuri genome window below encodes:
- a CDS encoding methionine ABC transporter ATP-binding protein, protein MIELNKVVKTFKTKKGDITAVDHVDLKIDKGSIYGVIGFSGAGKSTLIRMFNGLETPTEGEVIVDGANIGQLSKQDLRLKRQKVSMIFQHFNLLWSRTVKDNIAFPLEIAGVSKSEIDERTKALIKRVGLEGRENAYPSQLSGGQKQRVGIARALANDPHVLLCDEATSALDPQTTDEILDLLVDINKELDLTIILITHEMHVIRKICDHVAVMENGKFVEEGEVINVFNNPQTYVTQRFVKDDLKADDLQRTLQDFKKEQPNGEIWKLNFVGGTSSDPVLAKIIKTYNIDINVIEGDVKLTQNGTFGHMIVHLPQGDYSKETIKQELNNLGVKVEVNVGE, encoded by the coding sequence TTGATCGAGTTAAATAAAGTTGTTAAAACTTTCAAAACAAAAAAAGGTGACATAACAGCTGTTGACCATGTTGACTTAAAAATAGATAAAGGAAGTATATATGGTGTAATTGGATTTTCTGGTGCAGGTAAAAGTACACTTATACGTATGTTTAACGGCCTAGAAACACCTACTGAGGGAGAGGTAATTGTAGACGGTGCAAACATTGGACAATTATCGAAACAAGACCTTAGATTAAAAAGACAAAAAGTAAGCATGATTTTCCAACATTTCAACTTACTTTGGTCTAGAACAGTTAAAGATAACATCGCATTTCCATTAGAAATCGCTGGTGTATCTAAAAGTGAAATTGATGAGAGAACTAAAGCACTCATCAAAAGAGTTGGTTTAGAAGGACGCGAAAATGCCTATCCTTCACAACTATCAGGAGGGCAAAAACAAAGAGTAGGTATTGCCCGTGCACTTGCTAATGACCCACATGTCTTATTATGTGACGAAGCAACAAGTGCACTCGATCCGCAAACTACTGATGAAATATTAGATTTGTTAGTAGATATTAATAAAGAACTGGATTTAACAATCATACTGATTACACATGAAATGCATGTCATTAGAAAAATTTGTGACCATGTAGCAGTCATGGAAAACGGTAAGTTTGTTGAAGAGGGAGAAGTTATTAACGTATTTAATAACCCTCAAACTTATGTTACACAACGATTTGTTAAAGATGATCTTAAAGCAGATGATTTACAAAGAACTTTACAAGACTTTAAGAAAGAACAACCAAATGGTGAAATTTGGAAGTTAAACTTCGTTGGTGGAACAAGTTCTGATCCAGTATTAGCGAAAATTATAAAAACTTATAATATCGATATTAACGTTATCGAAGGTGACGTTAAATTAACTCAAAACGGTACATTTGGACATATGATCGTTCATTTACCTCAAGGAGATTATTCTAAAGAAACAATTAAGCAAGAATTGAATAATCTAGGCGTGAAAGTAGAGGTGAACGTAGGTGAATAA
- a CDS encoding thioredoxin family protein: MKHTEILNDIYKHFDKDIHLLFGYTPTCGTCKISERMLDIANEVSQLPINKCDLNFYPEFCKEFEIMSVPVLFIMHKDQVIRRIYAFQSVPYILENIQKVIDDKNLS, encoded by the coding sequence ATGAAACACACAGAAATATTGAACGATATATACAAGCATTTTGATAAAGATATCCATTTATTATTTGGATATACGCCAACATGTGGAACGTGCAAAATATCAGAACGCATGTTAGATATTGCAAACGAAGTTTCACAATTACCTATTAATAAGTGTGACTTAAATTTTTATCCAGAATTCTGTAAAGAATTTGAAATCATGTCAGTACCCGTACTTTTTATCATGCATAAAGATCAAGTTATCCGTCGAATCTATGCCTTTCAGTCTGTTCCGTATATATTAGAGAATATTCAAAAAGTTATTGACGATAAAAACTTATCATGA
- a CDS encoding toprim domain-containing protein, whose protein sequence is MAMIKKIIIVEGISDKKRVEEVLNDHVHIICTHGTMGVEKMDELLEEIYGSQVYVLVDQDKEGKKIGKWFKKFVSESQHIYIDSTFSEVARCPRQYLANVLNYHGFIVKNDFVLKGKYRYHETHRNIERYIQAF, encoded by the coding sequence ATGGCGATGATTAAAAAGATTATAATCGTAGAAGGTATTTCTGATAAAAAACGAGTGGAAGAAGTATTAAATGATCATGTTCATATTATTTGTACCCATGGAACGATGGGGGTCGAAAAAATGGATGAGCTACTAGAAGAAATATACGGTTCTCAAGTGTATGTCTTAGTAGATCAAGATAAGGAAGGTAAGAAAATTGGAAAATGGTTTAAGAAATTTGTGAGTGAAAGCCAGCATATTTATATTGATTCTACATTTTCTGAAGTAGCGCGCTGTCCAAGACAATATTTAGCGAATGTGTTAAACTATCATGGTTTTATAGTTAAGAATGATTTTGTATTGAAAGGGAAGTATCGTTACCATGAAACACACAGAAATATTGAACGATATATACAAGCATTTTGA
- the gcvH gene encoding glycine cleavage system protein GcvH, which translates to MTVPSELKYSKEHEWVKVDGDIVTIGITDFAQSELGDIVFVELPEEGDELTSGDSFGSVESVKTVSELYAPLSGKVVEVNEELEDSPEFVNESSYDKAWMVKVELSDKAQLDELLDADAYSEMIGE; encoded by the coding sequence TTGACAGTGCCTAGTGAGTTAAAATATTCAAAAGAACATGAATGGGTAAAAGTAGATGGAGATATCGTAACAATCGGTATTACTGATTTTGCTCAATCAGAATTAGGGGACATCGTGTTTGTTGAGTTACCAGAAGAAGGTGACGAATTAACTAGTGGAGATTCATTCGGTAGTGTAGAATCTGTTAAAACAGTTTCTGAACTATATGCACCACTTTCTGGTAAAGTCGTTGAAGTAAACGAAGAACTAGAAGATAGCCCTGAGTTTGTTAATGAATCATCATATGATAAAGCTTGGATGGTCAAAGTTGAACTATCTGATAAAGCTCAATTAGATGAATTATTAGATGCAGACGCTTATAGCGAAATGATAGGTGAATAA
- a CDS encoding arsenate reductase family protein — MIKFYQYPNCTTCKKAAKFLEMNGASFEPIDITQLTPTAKELKDIIDGTDINVNQLFNTRGAKYRELGLKDKMDDLSDNEKFDLLASDGMLIKRPLAVLGNKVTLGFKEDEYRQTWL, encoded by the coding sequence ATGATAAAATTTTATCAATATCCTAATTGTACAACTTGTAAAAAAGCAGCAAAGTTCTTAGAAATGAACGGTGCCAGTTTTGAACCGATTGATATTACTCAATTAACACCAACAGCTAAAGAATTAAAAGATATCATTGATGGGACAGACATCAATGTTAATCAATTATTTAATACTCGAGGCGCTAAATATCGCGAATTGGGATTAAAAGATAAAATGGATGATTTATCAGACAACGAAAAGTTTGATTTATTAGCATCTGATGGCATGTTAATTAAAAGACCTTTAGCCGTTTTAGGAAATAAAGTGACACTTGGATTTAAAGAAGACGAATATCGTCAAACTTGGTTATAA
- a CDS encoding thioredoxin family protein codes for MRTISQYTEFEEITQSDEPVVVKFFADWCPDCTRMNQWIDPIIDEYNQYNWYQINRDQVPEAATENDVMGIPSLLVFKNNEKLAHLHSANAKTPEDVKAFLAENLK; via the coding sequence ATGAGAACAATAAGTCAATATACTGAATTTGAAGAAATTACACAAAGCGATGAACCAGTTGTCGTTAAATTCTTCGCAGATTGGTGTCCAGATTGCACAAGAATGAATCAATGGATCGATCCTATCATCGATGAATACAATCAATACAATTGGTATCAAATCAATCGTGACCAAGTTCCAGAAGCAGCAACCGAAAATGATGTAATGGGAATACCAAGTTTATTAGTATTTAAAAACAACGAAAAACTTGCACACTTACATTCAGCAAACGCAAAAACACCAGAAGATGTTAAAGCGTTCTTAGCTGAGAACTTAAAATAA
- a CDS encoding nitroreductase family protein: protein MELKKAIEERRSVKKYDYDMYIDEEKVFSLVDLATYAPNHGMREPWRLVYINKKQIPEFAEEVAQSAFVNDPAKQEKYINKVTKVGGMFVILSKRDSRQKENLENQMAIGAFVQNLMLLMHDEGMGSCWKTPAFIFNPSFRKTVGAQDDEDVCGFLYLTEKDSSVKAAERKNKSLITEW, encoded by the coding sequence ATGGAATTAAAGAAAGCGATTGAAGAAAGAAGAAGCGTCAAAAAATATGATTATGATATGTATATAGACGAAGAAAAAGTATTTTCTTTAGTTGATTTAGCAACATACGCACCTAACCATGGTATGAGAGAACCTTGGAGACTAGTGTATATCAATAAAAAACAAATTCCTGAATTTGCAGAAGAAGTTGCACAATCAGCATTTGTTAATGATCCAGCTAAACAAGAAAAATATATCAATAAAGTGACTAAAGTTGGTGGCATGTTTGTCATCTTGTCAAAAAGAGACTCAAGACAAAAAGAAAATCTTGAAAATCAAATGGCAATCGGCGCATTTGTACAGAATTTAATGTTATTGATGCATGATGAGGGAATGGGTTCATGTTGGAAAACACCTGCATTTATATTTAATCCATCATTTAGAAAAACAGTCGGCGCTCAGGATGATGAAGATGTATGTGGATTTTTATATTTAACTGAAAAAGACTCAAGTGTAAAAGCTGCCGAAAGAAAAAATAAATCATTAATCACTGAATGGTAA
- the aroD gene encoding type I 3-dehydroquinate dehydratase, whose translation MTDGQKKAFPYIVATISLETQDDIEKTVQELNAHKDSIDIVEFRADTLKNTSIENINETLEKFKSAYHDAPILFTYRSVGQGGHGDFDHETYYKIMQDIICNKKAEYVDIQLDTYEDNLMNCITKAQHNDVKIIISHHDFKSTPDVEEMFVTYEKMAELGADIGKLAVMPQNERHLLSMLNAMNRAFHKLDIDVIGISMGELGKMTRITGGMFGSKFTYGFVGKEAAPGQIHVKDIKEQLALYQN comes from the coding sequence ATGACTGATGGACAAAAGAAAGCGTTTCCGTATATCGTTGCAACGATTTCATTAGAAACTCAAGATGATATTGAAAAAACAGTGCAAGAACTCAATGCTCATAAGGATTCAATAGATATTGTTGAATTTAGAGCAGATACTTTAAAAAATACTTCAATTGAAAATATTAATGAAACATTAGAGAAATTTAAAAGTGCATATCATGATGCGCCAATTCTGTTCACTTATCGTTCAGTAGGACAAGGTGGTCATGGCGACTTTGATCATGAAACATATTACAAAATTATGCAAGATATTATATGTAACAAAAAAGCTGAATACGTCGATATTCAACTCGATACGTATGAAGATAATCTTATGAATTGCATTACGAAAGCTCAGCATAATGATGTTAAAATTATTATTTCACATCATGACTTTAAATCAACACCAGACGTTGAAGAAATGTTTGTCACATATGAGAAAATGGCAGAATTAGGTGCAGATATTGGTAAACTAGCTGTGATGCCACAGAACGAACGCCATTTATTATCGATGTTAAATGCTATGAATAGAGCTTTTCATAAGTTAGATATTGATGTAATTGGTATATCTATGGGTGAATTAGGTAAGATGACAAGAATAACTGGTGGTATGTTTGGATCTAAATTTACTTATGGTTTCGTAGGTAAAGAAGCAGCACCAGGTCAAATTCATGTTAAAGATATTAAAGAACAGTTAGCTTTATATCAAAATTAA
- a CDS encoding IS3 family transposase, which produces MVKVIKELNETYNIRLSILFKVAQIAKSVYYYWINKFSKADKDETLIQVIKEICEESNYTYGYRRITQALRNRGLIVNHKKVLRIMKEHNLTCTKFTHRGRKYRSFKGKVGKVAQNILNRRFKTSLPFQKVVTDITEFKLMNGQKLYLSPFMDLYSSEIISFKISSRPTLDIVINPLKEMIKRRPNLDHRLTIHSDQGWHYQHSQYTRLLKDHKIFQSMSRKGNCLDNSVMENFFGLLKQEMYYGQEFKDFQDLEQAIHRYIDFYNNERIKSKLKGLSPKNYRRQTFEIIY; this is translated from the coding sequence ATAGTAAAGGTCATTAAGGAACTAAATGAAACATATAATATACGATTAAGTATCTTATTTAAAGTCGCTCAAATAGCTAAATCTGTATACTATTATTGGATAAATAAATTTAGTAAAGCTGATAAAGATGAAACATTGATTCAAGTAATAAAAGAAATATGTGAAGAATCAAACTATACCTATGGTTATCGTCGTATTACACAAGCACTAAGAAATAGAGGTCTTATCGTAAATCATAAAAAAGTACTAAGAATTATGAAAGAACATAATCTAACTTGTACAAAGTTCACACATAGAGGTCGTAAGTATCGTTCCTTTAAAGGTAAAGTTGGTAAAGTAGCTCAAAATATATTAAATCGTAGATTTAAAACAAGTCTCCCATTTCAAAAAGTCGTAACAGATATTACAGAGTTCAAATTAATGAATGGTCAGAAATTATATTTATCACCTTTTATGGACTTATATAGTTCAGAGATTATCAGCTTTAAAATCTCAAGTCGTCCTACATTAGATATAGTCATCAATCCATTAAAAGAAATGATAAAGCGTCGTCCAAACCTAGATCATCGTTTAACGATTCATTCAGATCAAGGCTGGCATTATCAACATTCACAATACACTAGATTATTAAAAGACCATAAAATATTTCAGAGTATGTCTAGAAAAGGTAATTGTCTAGATAATTCAGTTATGGAAAACTTTTTTGGGTTACTTAAACAAGAAATGTATTATGGCCAAGAATTTAAAGATTTTCAGGACCTTGAACAAGCTATTCATCGATATATCGATTTTTATAATAACGAAAGAATCAAATCAAAATTAAAAGGCTTATCTCCCAAAAATTACAGGAGACAAACCTTTGAAATAATATACTAA
- a CDS encoding transposase produces the protein MRKKYEFKFKLKLVKEYLEGHQSYRTIALKYGISSWSVLRIWVNQYKEFGEEGLEIKSRNTVYTSEFKLSVLKFRQENMLSYQDTANHFRIINPIIIANWQHQFDEKCRLDIDNKQKGQSHTMTKKRSKSDNKNLPLNENEREELERLRNENETLKAGIAYQKKLQALTDIYGSKNQK, from the coding sequence ATGAGGAAAAAATATGAATTTAAATTCAAACTAAAACTTGTAAAAGAATATTTAGAAGGACATCAAAGTTATAGAACAATTGCTTTAAAATATGGTATTTCAAGTTGGTCTGTCCTTCGGATTTGGGTCAATCAATATAAAGAGTTTGGAGAAGAAGGTTTAGAAATAAAAAGTAGAAATACTGTTTATACTAGCGAATTTAAATTATCTGTTTTAAAATTTAGACAAGAAAATATGTTGTCTTATCAAGATACTGCGAATCACTTTAGAATTATTAATCCTATTATCATTGCCAATTGGCAACATCAATTTGATGAAAAGTGTCGTCTTGATATAGATAATAAACAAAAGGGACAATCTCACACTATGACTAAAAAACGATCTAAATCAGATAATAAAAATTTACCTTTAAATGAAAATGAACGTGAAGAACTTGAAAGACTTAGAAATGAAAATGAGACGTTAAAGGCAGGTATAGCTTATCAAAAAAAGTTACAAGCCTTGACCGACATTTACGGAAGCAAAAATCAGAAATAG
- a CDS encoding IS110 family RNA-guided transposase, protein MVFIEYFGIDVGKGKSFIAHYSNNEFVKEFEITHDNNGFDSLKKYIKNFSGVYFLFEATGIYSKVLEKFCTVNKISFCVINPLEAKLLTNSLRNWKTDKSDAHKLAVLAKNINKKPSRNLLEEKYVKIRELTRYYEEINNQQNYLKNQLIQLLDMTFPELQNLFKDRYSKLALQVASKFPHPDFVDSNDIEELKKIINSCTEKNLSEKKKAQYANKLVEFSMVSYPSVSKDSFLTDKLVYVIEDLLSLMKRHASIKQRLLMLAEEFEEFKIIKSIPGIGDLTAIMIIGELGDIKSFDSHKQLNAYVGIDIKRYQSGKTHFKDKINKRGNKHARSLFYLIIKNFLLGQRLFKNHIIDYYYKLKKQPNGKGHKTASVACINKLLKTIHYLVINNKEYDYHLSPHG, encoded by the coding sequence GTGGTTTTTATCGAATATTTTGGAATAGATGTTGGAAAAGGAAAGAGTTTTATTGCACATTATTCAAACAATGAATTTGTTAAAGAATTTGAAATTACCCATGATAATAATGGTTTTGATTCACTAAAGAAATATATAAAGAATTTCTCAGGAGTATATTTCTTGTTTGAAGCTACTGGTATATATTCAAAAGTATTGGAGAAATTTTGTACCGTTAATAAGATTTCGTTTTGTGTAATTAACCCTCTAGAGGCAAAATTACTAACTAATTCTTTAAGAAACTGGAAAACAGATAAATCTGATGCACATAAACTTGCTGTTTTAGCTAAAAATATAAACAAAAAACCTTCTAGAAATTTATTGGAAGAAAAGTATGTAAAAATTAGAGAGCTGACAAGATACTATGAAGAAATTAACAATCAACAAAATTACTTAAAAAACCAATTGATTCAGTTACTAGATATGACTTTTCCAGAATTACAAAACCTATTTAAGGACAGATATTCAAAATTGGCTTTACAAGTAGCTAGTAAGTTCCCACATCCGGACTTTGTTGATTCTAATGATATAGAAGAACTAAAAAAGATAATTAATAGTTGTACAGAAAAAAATCTATCAGAGAAAAAGAAAGCACAATATGCAAATAAACTCGTAGAGTTCTCTATGGTCAGTTATCCTTCTGTTTCTAAAGATTCATTTTTAACAGATAAATTAGTTTATGTGATTGAAGATTTATTAAGCCTAATGAAACGGCATGCTTCTATAAAACAAAGATTATTAATGTTAGCTGAAGAATTTGAAGAATTTAAAATAATTAAATCTATTCCTGGCATTGGTGATTTAACTGCCATAATGATTATTGGCGAATTAGGTGATATCAAATCCTTTGATTCTCATAAGCAATTGAATGCATATGTAGGTATTGATATAAAAAGATATCAGTCTGGTAAAACGCATTTTAAAGATAAAATAAACAAACGTGGAAACAAACATGCTAGATCATTATTTTACTTAATCATTAAAAATTTTCTGTTGGGTCAAAGGTTATTTAAAAATCATATTATCGACTATTATTACAAATTAAAAAAGCAGCCTAATGGCAAAGGCCACAAGACTGCATCAGTAGCTTGCATTAACAAACTACTTAAAACCATTCATTATCTCGTAATAAATAATAAAGAATATGATTATCACTTGTCTCCACACGGATAA
- a CDS encoding universal stress protein has product MYKNILFGIDTEMKNQKVLEQINHLAGDGSEVTLLNVVADKDLQASFRMGVHLDEIQEKRQEAMKHVLDYFLRFVNYYVVKNI; this is encoded by the coding sequence ATGTATAAAAATATTTTGTTTGGCATTGATACAGAAATGAAAAATCAAAAGGTTTTAGAACAAATTAATCACCTCGCAGGAGATGGATCTGAAGTTACATTACTTAATGTTGTCGCTGATAAAGACCTTCAAGCTTCATTTAGAATGGGTGTTCATTTAGATGAAATTCAAGAAAAACGCCAAGAAGCTATGAAACATGTCTTAGATTATTTCCTACGATTTGTCAACTACTACGTAGTAAAAAATATTTAA
- a CDS encoding DUF4352 domain-containing protein translates to MANSNQSDQNPFNQNTSEQQNNPFNETNGNNQQQQSGDGNGSSMKPWLFGCGGCLVIFIILAVILGACAAGPIKDQIDEFTNKTEENSTEENSTEEETTEESTEEETTEESTTEESTTEESTTEESTTEEKTDEDDNDSSTIERQTSVGNGISVIGTKITVERAEFVTPPSDGTKPLKDKILKVNYKLENINNSSLIVGDTNFGVTADGSRVSKYYGMNNKNDGFSFSLKPGESDTGYVYYDVPEVDQYDVQLQLRSSDKRYKMKWEIDKDDIK, encoded by the coding sequence ATGGCTAATTCTAATCAATCAGATCAGAATCCTTTTAATCAGAACACCTCAGAACAACAAAATAATCCATTTAACGAAACAAATGGTAACAATCAGCAACAACAATCGGGAGACGGTAATGGCTCTAGTATGAAACCTTGGTTATTCGGCTGTGGTGGATGTTTAGTTATATTCATTATTTTAGCTGTTATTTTAGGTGCATGCGCTGCTGGTCCAATTAAAGACCAAATCGATGAGTTCACGAACAAAACAGAAGAAAATTCAACTGAAGAAAACTCAACAGAAGAAGAAACAACTGAGGAGTCTACTGAGGAAGAAACGACTGAAGAGTCTACTACTGAAGAATCTACTACTGAAGAATCTACTACTGAAGAATCTACTACTGAAGAAAAAACAGATGAAGACGATAACGATTCATCTACTATCGAAAGACAAACATCAGTTGGTAACGGGATTAGTGTAATCGGAACAAAGATTACAGTTGAAAGAGCTGAATTTGTTACTCCGCCATCTGACGGTACTAAACCATTAAAAGATAAAATATTAAAAGTTAACTACAAACTTGAAAATATTAATAACTCTAGCTTAATCGTTGGAGATACTAACTTCGGTGTTACTGCTGATGGAAGCAGAGTTTCAAAATACTATGGTATGAATAACAAAAATGATGGATTCTCATTCAGTCTAAAACCTGGAGAATCTGATACTGGATATGTTTACTACGATGTTCCTGAAGTGGATCAATATGACGTACAATTACAATTGCGTTCATCTGATAAACGTTACAAAATGAAATGGGAAATCGATAAAGACGATATAAAGTAA
- a CDS encoding CsbD family protein: protein MADESKFEQAKGNIKETVGNATDNKDLETEGKKDKASGKAKEAVENVKDKANEVIDKFKK, encoded by the coding sequence ATGGCAGACGAAAGCAAATTCGAACAAGCAAAAGGTAACATTAAAGAAACAGTTGGTAATGCAACAGATAACAAAGACTTAGAAACTGAAGGTAAAAAAGATAAAGCTTCAGGTAAAGCTAAAGAAGCAGTAGAAAATGTTAAAGATAAAGCGAACGAAGTTATCGATAAATTTAAGAAATAA
- a CDS encoding DMT family transporter, producing the protein MKAILIGVLAALFFAVTFVVNHMMANDGGSWYFSSSLRFIFMLPFLYLFVLIKGRTKFVLKHIQQEKKAWFIWSAVGFVLFYVPITFSAEYSLGWLISGTWQITIISGMILAPLFVETVVINGKETIVRHKIPWRSLLISSIMFIGIIIIQIPQASQIKLNLFLLGFLPILMAAFSYPLGNRKMMQVVNGELGTIERVFGMTLVTLPIWVVIFIVGVLKEGLPSSSQVVQAFIVALFSGIIATILFFYATNIVKDNQEQLAAVEATQSLEVVFAIIGEMILLGLPLPNGLSMIGVALIIIGMCIYSFIDHISFGKIFKKS; encoded by the coding sequence ATGAAAGCAATCTTAATAGGTGTCTTGGCAGCTTTATTTTTTGCAGTTACATTTGTCGTTAATCATATGATGGCTAATGATGGTGGAAGTTGGTATTTCAGTTCCTCTTTACGTTTTATTTTTATGCTGCCATTTTTATATTTATTTGTACTCATTAAAGGAAGAACAAAATTTGTTTTAAAGCATATTCAACAAGAGAAAAAGGCTTGGTTCATTTGGAGTGCAGTTGGGTTTGTATTGTTTTATGTGCCGATAACTTTTTCAGCAGAGTATAGTCTGGGGTGGTTAATTTCAGGTACTTGGCAAATAACAATTATTAGTGGCATGATACTCGCGCCATTATTTGTAGAAACAGTTGTTATAAATGGTAAAGAAACAATCGTTAGACATAAAATTCCATGGCGTTCATTATTGATTTCAAGCATTATGTTTATCGGTATTATCATTATCCAAATTCCTCAAGCAAGTCAAATTAAACTGAACTTATTTTTATTAGGTTTCTTACCGATTTTAATGGCAGCCTTTAGTTATCCTTTAGGAAATAGAAAAATGATGCAAGTTGTGAACGGTGAGCTCGGAACAATTGAACGTGTGTTTGGTATGACATTAGTCACATTGCCTATTTGGGTAGTCATTTTTATTGTGGGGGTACTTAAAGAAGGATTACCTTCTTCTAGTCAAGTTGTACAAGCATTTATCGTCGCACTATTTTCAGGCATCATCGCAACAATTCTATTTTTCTATGCTACAAACATTGTGAAGGATAACCAAGAACAATTAGCAGCAGTTGAAGCAACACAGTCATTAGAAGTTGTATTTGCGATAATTGGTGAAATGATTCTCCTAGGTTTACCGTTACCAAATGGTTTAAGTATGATAGGTGTAGCACTCATTATAATTGGAATGTGTATATATAGTTTTATCGATCATATTTCTTTTGGTAAAATTTTCAAAAAATCATGA
- a CDS encoding organic hydroperoxide resistance protein — MATHYETKATNTGGRKGHVYTDDKAIDVDVLPPQQADGNATNPEQLFAAGYASCFNGAFDLILKQNKVRDAEPEVTLTVRLVDDENAESPKLEVDIAAKVKNVSQEDAEKYLKAAHDFCPYSKATRGNIDVNLEVEAV, encoded by the coding sequence ATGGCAACTCACTATGAAACAAAAGCTACAAACACAGGTGGACGTAAAGGTCATGTTTACACTGACGATAAAGCAATCGATGTAGATGTATTACCACCACAACAAGCAGATGGTAATGCCACTAATCCAGAACAACTTTTCGCAGCAGGTTATGCTTCATGCTTCAATGGTGCTTTTGATTTAATTTTAAAACAAAACAAAGTACGTGATGCTGAACCTGAAGTTACGTTAACAGTTCGTTTAGTGGATGACGAAAATGCTGAAAGTCCTAAATTAGAAGTAGATATTGCCGCTAAAGTAAAAAACGTATCTCAAGAAGACGCAGAGAAATATTTAAAAGCAGCGCATGATTTCTGCCCATACTCTAAAGCAACACGTGGAAATATTGACGTGAATTTAGAAGTAGAAGCTGTTTAA